A window of Hymenobacter siberiensis genomic DNA:
CTCGGGCAGGCGCGACACTATTTCGGTGTCGCCATGCCACTTGGCGGCGTGCTCGATAATTGTAGCCACGCGAAGCGGCTCGGCCATCATTAGTCCTAACATAGGGGTACGGGGGTGGGATTTGGAGGAATTACAGAAGGGAACCGAAAGTTGCCCGAATATACACCCGCGACGGCTGCGGATACCCTTCTCACGGGCCATTACTTAATATCGAACAGCAGACCCGCGTATACGATGCGGCCCTGGCTCCCCGCGCCGTACACCTGGAAGTTGGTGCTGTCGAAAAGGTTGGTGCCGCCCACCTGTACGGTGGTGTGCAGCTTGGGCACCGCGTAGCCAAACTGCGCATCCACGACCTGGGCCGAGGGAATGGTGCCGGTGGCAAACGTGGACTCAAACACGTAGGAATCTACATACCGGTAGTTGGCGTTGTAGCTCAGCTTGCGGTCGAACAGCTGGCCGTCGACGCCCAGGTTGAACTTATTCTGGGGCGTGTTGAAGAACGACAGGGTACCGGGCTGAAAATCGGTGGTGATAAGCTCATTGTAGCTGTAGTTGCCGGTCACGGTCAGGGCCGGGCCGAAGGCATAGCCCACCGAGATGCCCGCGCCCTGGCTTTTCACGGTCTGGTCGACGTTGGTGTTGATTTGGATAACGCGGGTGGGCAGCGCCGCGTTGGCGAAGCGGAAAGGAGCCGCGGCCCCAATCTGGGCGACGGTAGGCCGGCTGCCGTCGAGGTTGCCGATGAAGTTGCGGGTGGCAATGAAGTTGTCGTAGGCGCTGTAGAAGTAGTCGAGGTCGACGAACAGCTTGCTGGTGAGCTGGCCGCGGTAACCCACTTCGCCGCTGTTCACTTTTTCGAGCTTCAGCCCGGGGCTTTTGTACTCGAGGGCGGCCAAGTCGGCGGTGCGGGTGGGAGCCAGGATGCCGGGCAGCTGCGTGGTCAGGCCGGTGGTATAGCCCTGGAAGCCCGCGCCCACGTTGCCCACCAGAATGGCCCGGCCCACGTCGAGCCGGATGTACTGGGCATCCTGCGAGGCCGCCCGGAAGGCGCGGCTATAGCTGCCGCGGAAGTTGTGCTGCTTCTCGGCCCCCAGCGAATACACCGCCGAAACCCGGGGCGAAAAAGCGGTGCCAAAGTTCTGAAACCGGTCGACACGGCCGGCGGCAGCGAGCTTGAGGTGGTCGTCGAGCAGGGTTTTGCTCACCTGGGCGTAGGCCCCGTACTCGTAGTTGCGAATCCGGCCGCTTTCGCGCGTGTCCTCCAGCAGGCTGCCGTCCGAGCCCAGGTCGTACTGCCGGTAGGAACCGCCCACCACCACGTCGGCCACCTCAGAGTTGAAATTATACTGGGCGCTGCCCTCGGTGAGGACGGAGCGCAGGATGAGCCGCGCGCCCTGCCCGGGAATGGGGTTGTGAATGATGCGGTCGCGAGCGGCGGCAAACTCCGGCGTGCCGGGCTGCAGCACGGGCGCGGCGGTATTGGCCGTGGTGCGGGCCGTGAGGGCGGCTGCGTCGGCGTTGCCCCCGTTGGCGGCGAAGGCGGCGTTGTAGGCGGCGGCGTAGGTGCCGAAATAGCGCTGGGCGTAGGTCACAGGGTTGCCGGTGGCATCGAGCACGGGCTGGCCGGCGGCGTTCAGGGCCGGCTGGTTTTGCAGCACCCCGCCCAGGAAACCCAGGTTGTAGGAGCCATCGGTGAGCGGGTCGCGGCCGCCCGAAAAGTCCCGGGTCTGAAACGCCCGCACAAACCAGTTGCGGCCTTCGATGGCCAGCTTGCCCTGGTGGGCACCGGCATCCACGATGCGGTAGCGGCTGGCCGCCTGGAAGGTGGTATTGGAGGCGGCGTAGCGGTAGCTGGCGGTGGCCTTGATATGGTCGGTGAGCAGCACCGACACGCTCGGGGCCACCTTCAACGAGTAGGTTTCATTTTTGCCGGTAATCAGGTCGGCTTCCGAGAAACCGGGCAGGAATACGGTTTTGCCGGCCAGAGCCCCACCGGTGGCCCCAAAGGTGTTGCCGGCGTCGCCGTACACGCTCACCGCGTCGTAACCCAGGTTCGAGCCGGGGGGGGTTGTTGGCCGGTTCGAGTAGCTTGGAGGTGGCGTCGAAGTTGTTGCCAGTGAAGTCGCGGGCCCGGATGTAGCCGCCCGCAATCTTGAACGCCACCCGCTCGCCGAGCTTCATGGCGTAGCGCAGCTGCCCGTCGAGCAGGTCGCGGTTGCCGCCGCGCAGGCGCACGGTCAGGCCGGTATCCTTGAAGGGGTCTTTCGAGTTGGTGAGCAGCACGCCGTTGAAGACGTTGGCCCCGGGCCGGGCCGTGCACCACCTCCACGCTGGCCACGTCGAGAATAGGCGTGCCGAGCAGGTTGCCGAAGTTGGAGCTCAGGCTGGGCAGCTGGGTGTCGGCGTAGTCGGAGAGCTGAATGACGCGGTCGGAGCGCGAGGAGCTGAAGCCCCGGGTGCTGAAACTGGTCAGCAGCATGCTGGAATTGCTCACGTCGATGGACTTGAACCGGGCCAGGCCCGACACCAGGTCGGGCGTGGTAATTTGCTCCACCTAACGGGTGCTGAGCTTTTCCACCGTCACCGGCACGCGGCCAATGCTTTCCTCCACCCGCGAGGCCGACACCACCACTTGGTCGAGCATGCCGCTGGGCCGCATTTTCACCACCAGGACTCCGCCGGGCCCGGCCAGTGGAATGCTCTGCGCGGCATACCCCACAAACGACACCACCAGCACCACGGGGGCTTTGGCAAAGTCGGCCTTCAGCTCAAAGGCACCCTGGTCGTTGGTGGCATCGCCGGTACCCGTGCCCCGGATGAGCACCGTGACAGCCAGGCAGCGGCCGGCCGCTCTCGTCCTGCACGGTGCCTTTGACGAGTTGGATATTCTGGGCCTAGCCGCTCAGCGGCAGCAACAGGCATAACAAGCTGTAAGAGAAGAGATGACGCATCGGACAAAAGAGTAGGTGAAAATGATGCGTCAAACATAGTATAGCATTGTCCTTACTTAAAGACATTTATCGATTAAGGATAAATAATAATTGGCAAACTGATATAGTACGGTGGAAACAGGCAGTTGCCGGGCTATTACTCGGACTCCTAACCATTAGCAACCCCCTCCCGGCGGAACGTCGGGCCCTATCGAACGAGCGGCCTGGTGCACGACCTTCAGTTTGATGGCTAGAATGAGCGGTACCTACCTCTGCGCCGCCTCAATGGCCAGCTGCAACAGCGCCGAGCGCACGCCCAAATCGCTCAGCTTGTTATTCCGACGCGTGGGGTGCACGCGGTTGGTGAGCAGCACCACCACCAGGTCCTTCGCCGGCTCTACCCAGAAATAGGTGCCCGTGAAGTCAGTATGGCCGTAGCTGCCGGGCGAAGCACTTTTGGCCGAGTTCACGGTGGGGTTGGCGGCGGGGCGGTCGAAGGCCAGGGCGCGGCGGTTGTCGGGGCAGAACTGGCAGCGGGTCCAGTCGGCCAGCATTGTTTTGTCGAAGAGCTGCTGACCGCCGTAGCGCCCGCCCCAGGCGTAGGTCTGGGCCAGCTTGGCCACGTCGTTGGCGTCGCCAAACAGGCCGGCGTGGCCCGAGAGGCCGCCCAGCAGCGCCGCGCCCTCGTCGTGCACGGTGCCGTGCAGCAGCTGCCGCCGGAAGGCCGAATCTACTTCGGTGGGCACGATGCGCTTGATTGGAAAGCGGTTCAGGGGCCGGAAGCCCAGCGTACTGGCGCCCAGCGGGCCATATACTTCGCGCTGTAAAAAGGCATCGAACGACAGCCCCGTGCGGGCCTGCACCAGGGCCGGATACAGGACAAACGACAGGTCGGAATACACGTAGCCCGGCTTGGCATTCAGCGGCGACGCCCCAATGGCCTGGTAAAGACGCGTTGGCATGTCGCGGCGGGCCCACAGCCCCCGCGCCGCCGGCAGCGGAAACCGAGCCGATGAATCGGTGCGGAAAAACCGGCGGCGCAGGTCGCCATTTCGCTTCACAAACGTTTTCCAGAACGGAATCCAGGCCTGCAGGCCCGCCTGATGAGCCAGTACATCACGCATTTTCAGCGGGGCTTTGTTGGTGCCGCGCAGGAAGGAGAAGTAGTTGCCCAGGGTACTGTCGGGGCTGAATTTCTGGTCGCCTTCGAGCCGGAGCAGCGCGGGCGTGGAGGCCAGCAGTTTGGTCATGGAGGCCAGGTCGTAGAGGTCGTCGTTCTGCACGGGGCGCGGGCTCGTCAGTAATGAGGATGAGGAAGCAAGCGTACGTTTTTTCTCCATTCTCGCGGCCTTTCTGGCGGCTTTTTTGGCTTTCAACGTCACCGGCTGCTCGCCCCCCTCCAGGCCGGCGAAGCCCGCATATGTTTGATTGCCATAGCTTTTGCGCAGCACCACCGTGCCACGCCGGGCAATGAGCACCTGCGCCCCCGGAAACGCCTGGGCCGCCAGCGCCCGGCCCACGAGGCTGTCCACCCGGGCTTCGAGGCGGCCGTCCATATCCACATCCTCGGGGTTGGCGTAGCGCAGGCGGAAGCCGGCGGCCGTGCGCAGGCCAAAGCCGCGCGGGTACTTGCTGCTCACCGTAACCGGCAGCTGGCCCGTGGCCGCGATACCGCCAAAAATGGCCTGCGCGGCCAGATTCTGGGCATTGGCGCTTTCCTGGTACGCCAGCACCACGGCGGCGGCGCGGTCCAGGTCGCGCACCTTATCCACGGCATAGGCCGAGCCAAATACGCTGATTACCAGCGCCTGCTTACGGTCCATCAGCTCCCGGAGCAGGGTGTTTTCCTCGGGCGTGATGCCGAAGCTGGTGGCCGGCAGCCGGCCCAGGTTTTGCAGCGCCACCAGCACAAGGTTGTAGGGCCTGAGGGCCGCCCGCAGCTGGGCCAGCTCGTCGAGCGAGGGCATGGCCGGGAGGTGGAAATGCGCGGTTGGCGCGTAGTCGGCCACGGCTTTCTGGAAGTCGGTGGTGTCGCGTGGGGAACCGCCCAGCACCAGCGTAGCAATGCGCAGCGTGTCGAGCCGCTGGAGCGGCAGCAGGCTCTTCTGGTTGCGCAGCAGCGTGATGCTCAGCTCGGTGAGGCGGTGGCTGAGGTACTGAGCGTGCGGGCCGTTCAGGTCTTCGTAGAGGTTTTTGGTATCGATGGGCCGGTAGTGGTTCAGGCCAGCCCAGTGCTTGAGGGCCAGCACGCGGCGGCAGTGCTCATCGATTTCCTTCTGCGAAATCCGGCCGCTGTCCACCGCAATGCGCACCATCTTGAGGGCCAGCGGAATGTTCTTGCTGAACTCCAGAATGTCGTTGCCGGCCATGATGGCGCGCACATCGGCCTCGCCGGGCGGAAACATGCTGATAACGCCGCGCATGTTCATAGCATCAGTGAAAATCAAGCCTTTGAAGCCCATTTCCTCGCGCAGCACGCCCGTGATGATGGGCCGCGAGAGCGTGCTGGGGCCGTACACCGTGTCCAGGGCCGGCACGTTGAGGTGGGCCACCATCACGCCGCCCAGCCCGCCGGCCATGAGGCTGCGGAAGGGCGGCAGCTCCAGCGTATCGAGGCGGCGACGGTCCACGCGCACGGTGGGCAGGGCCAGGTGCGAATCGGCATCCACGTCGCCGTGGCCGGGGAAGTGCTTGGCCACGGCCAGAATGCCGGCATCCTGCATGCCGCGCATGTACTGGCGACCGTCGCGGGCCACGGCGGCGGGGTTTTCGCCCCAGCTGCGGAAGCCGATGACGGGGTTGGCCGGGTTGTTATTCACATCGACCACCGGCGCGAAGTTGACGTGCATGCCCAGCCGCTTGAACTGCCGGGCTACTTCGTGGCCCATGTCGTAGAGCAGGGCGGTATCGGTTTCGCCGCCCAGGCTCATCTGGTAGGGGAATTTCACTACGCTATCCAGGCGCATGCCCACGCCCCACTCGCCATCCAGGGCCACCAGCAGCGGCACGCGGCTCTGGCTCTGGTAGCGGTTCAGCAGGCGCGCCTGCCGGCCGGGACCACCCTGGAAAAATATCAGCCCGCCAATGCCGTACTGCTGAATGAGCATCGAAATCGAGTCCTCATCAATGCGCTTGCGGTTGGAGTAGGCGGCTACCATAAAGAGCTGCGCGGCCCGCTGGTCGGGTGTGAGCACGCGCATCAGGCTATCGACCCAGGGCGAATGCAGGTAGCGGGTGAACGCGGGGGCACCAGCCGCCAGTTTTTTCTGCTCAAGGGCGGCCTGCGCGGCGGCGCGGCGGGCCGCCTCTACGCGAGGTAGGGCGAGGCGGCGCACGGGGCCTTGCGGCCGGCGCTGGGCCGAAACTAGAACAGGAGCTGCTAACAATGACAGCAGCAGGAAAATCCGGAGAAATGGCAAGGGTGGGAAGCTATAGTTTATGCGAAAGTAGCGCTTACAGGCGCTTTGCGTTTTCAGCAAGATTGCGCCCCCGCCCTACCTCTCCATGTAAACCCGGCAACTACATCAAGCCCGTACAAGCCGGCTAAATAGCAGCTGAACATTTATGCAAAATAGCATTATGTCTTGAAAGCCTATAGCATTCGGGGCAATCTTTCCACCTATTTTTTCCCCACAGCCACACTCAATCAACTCCTGCTCAGCAGCTTTTAACAAAAAAGAATGTATTGACCTTTCGAACTTATTTCTAAATTAAGCATCTGTGAATCAATTTTTTAAATACCGTTGATTTTATCACTGCATATATATTTCCTTTCGTCCAGTATTAAACACAAGCGGTTCGGCTCTATATTACATCGTTTTACCCTGTTAAATTTGAATAATGCCGCACTCGTCAACTGGATTTATTTGGTGGCATGCTTGCAGCTAGTAGCAAGCCAAGTCATCAACTACACTTGCTCAGTCTTTTTCAAGTCCGCCCTTCTCCTTTTAAGTTTATTTCATAAAACATTCTTTTACACATGAACAATCTTTTACCATTTTCTGCACTTCGCACCGGCTATCGGAAAGTAGCGCTGCTGGGCATTTTTGCTTTAATGGGGGGCTCCTTAAAGTCATATGCCCAGACAACTCCACTCTTTCAGACCTTTGGTGATAATACCACGGCTGACAACAACTTCCCTTATAGTACATCAAATGCTACTAATATAGGCACCGGGGTCAGCATAGGCACCACCACCGTTGCAAGACAAGACGGTGCTACGACTACAGCATATGGAGTAAGACTTGCCAACAACGGCAATGGCAACTCGGGTAGCACCCAGGTAAATTTGGCCAGGAAGATTTTTGATAGCGGCTCCGGTGCAGTCAACCCCAACAATGTAAGCTTTGAGGTTGGCAGTTATAACGCGGGTGGAACTGACGGATTTAATACAACATCAACCATTGATGTTTTCGCGAGCGTTAACAATGGAAGTTTCAATAGAATAGTTAGGGTAATAGGTTCTGCCAACTCGCCTCAGTATAATTTTGGTGATAATCTACTTGGAGCCGCACAACCAGTATTCACCAATTACACCGCCAACAATATAGCAACCGTCACCGATGCCAATCGAGTTACGAAGGTCACGGTAAATTTACCATCGTCTAATACTGCTGGCACGAGTGTGATAATTCGCATTGTTATAAGTGTCGCTGCACGGGCGCATATTCTAATCGATAACGTCACGCTCACTTCAGGAGACACCTCGAAACCTCTGCCCGTTGAGCTCACCCGCTTCGATGCCACGGCCAAAGCAGCCGGCGTGAGCCTGAACTGGGCCACGGCTACCGAGAAAAACAGCGACCGGTTTGAAATTCAGCGCAGCGCTACGGGCGAAGCTTTCGAGACGCGGGGCACGGTAAAAGGCCAGGGCAGCACCACCATGGCGCACAACTACTCCTTTGTGGATAGCCGCCCGCTCGCCGGCACCTCCTACTACCGCCTACGGCAGGTAGACACCGATGGCACCTTCAGCTTCTCGCCGGTGGTAGCCGTGCAAACCGAAGCCAGCACCCAGGTAGCGTTCTACCCCAACCCCAGCGCGAACCAGCTCATCATGCCCGCCGGTGTGGGGGCAGTGCAGTACCGTATTTTCAATGCCCTGGGCCAGACCCTGCTCAGCGGCAAAGCCACTGATAATGACCGCCTCGACATCACCAGCCTGCCCACAGGCCCCTTCTTCCTGGAGCTGAGCGGCGCGGCCGGCCACCACACCCAGCGCCTGATGCACGAGTAGCGCCGGCCGTGGGCCATTGCCACGCCTCTGGTCCGCACTTATCCCAAAGCCCCGCTCCTACCGTGTGTAGAGGCGGGGCTTTTTCTATTAGGCAGCTTATCATGTTCGCATCATGCCCGGGTAGTAGGTTTGGCGGTTGCTACTGCCGGGTGCCTCCATTTATCGCCAGGCTTCTGCCGCTTGCCGGGTTGGCACGGTGCTGGCCGCTGTAATTTGCTCAGGCATACGGCACGCCTGCTTTTCCTGTCTTACTGCATTTGCTATGAAACGCACACTTTTTTTTATACTGAGCCTGGGGTTGCTGTCGGGTGCGCAAGCGGCGGCGGCGCGTCCGCTGTGGGGCGGCTTGCCTGTGCAGCCGGCGCAAACCGGGCCGGTACCCACACCCGCGCCAGCTCCCGAGCCGCCGGTGAAGGCCGTGCCGCTTAGCGGCCACCAGCCCAAGCCCCAACGCGTGGGCGACGACGGCCTGCCCACCGACCACCCCAACGGCCCGAACCAACCCAACCACGGCCGCCAGGCGGGCCGGGCAGCCCACCACGCCCACGGCCCGGGTCCGAGCCACGGCCACGGCCGCCGTCATTAATTAGCTCCCCCCAAGCGCCGCATGACCGTTCTCATCGTCGAAGACGAACGCACCCTGGCCCGCGAGCTGGGCATTTTTCTCTATCAGCAGGGCTTTGCCTGCACGGTGGCCCGCACCGCCCGCGAGGCCCGCGCCCAGCTGGCCGATACGCCCTTCGATTTTGTGCTGCTCGACCTGGGCCTACCCGACGGCGACGGCCTGGCCCTGCTGGCCGAGGCCAAGCAGCAGGAGCTCGCGGCGGCCGTCATCATCCTCACCGCCCGCGGGGCCGTGGAAGACCGCATCAGTGGCCTGGAGCTGGGCGCCGACGACTACCTGGCCAAGCCCTTTTCGCTGCCCGAGCTGCTGGCCCGCATGCACGCCATCACGCGGCGGCGCTTCGGGCTGCACAAGCCGCTGGCGGCGGTGGGCGCGTTTGAGCTCGATTTGCAGGCCCGCCGGCTGCTGTTTGGCGGGCAGGAGGTGAGCTTATCGGTGAAGGAGTTCGACGTATTGAGCTACCTCGTGCTGCACAAAAACCGGGTAATGACCCGCCTGCAGCTCACCGAGCACATCTGGGGCAACCTGCCCGAGTCGGGCTTCGATTCGAACTACATTGATGCCCACATCAAAAACCTACGCAAGAAGCTGGGCCTGCACGCCGACGTGGACTGGCTCGAAACCGTGCGCGGCATCGGGTACCGGGTGCGGGTGTAGGATTCTGGTTGTTGGTGCCTGGTGCCTGGTGCCTGGTTGTTGGTGCCTGGTGCCTGGTGCCGGGTGCCTGGTGCCTGACCAATTAAAGAACGTCCTACCCTCATACCCGCCACCCTCCGACCCCCCATGAAGCTCAGCACCAAGTTTTCCCTGTTCAATGCCGTGTCGCGGGTGGTTATTCTGCTGGTGCTGGCGGGGGCGCTGCCGCTGGCTATGAGCCACCTGGCCCGGCTGGCCACCGACCAGCGTCTGGCCCAGAAAAAGGAAAAAGTGCTGCGCCTGCTGCGCCGCAACGGCATTTCGGCTTTCATCACCGCCGAGCAGTCTTCCTATGGCAGCTACAACCTACTCAAGGAGGAGTTTATTTCGCTGGAGGCTATTCCGCCCGGGCCGGGCATCAACGAGATTGAGGACTCGAAGCGGGCCGTGGAGGATGAAATTGTGGAGTACCGGGTACTGAGCTACGCCTTCGCCCAGGATGGCCAGAACTACCTGCTCGAAATAGGGCGCAGCACGGGCAGCATTGGCGAAACGGAGCGCAACTTCCGCCACTACGCGCTGTACATGCTGCTGGTGGCCGTGGCCCTGACCACGCTGGCCGATGTGGCCTTCTTCCGCTATCTGCTGGAGCCGTTCTACACCATTATCCGGCAGCGACTCAAAAATGCCCACCACCCCGCCGCGTTCAACTTCGCGCCCATTAAAACCAGCACCGACGACTTTCGCTACCTCGACGAGAGCCTGCGCGAGATGATGACCACCATCCAGGCCTCGTTCACGAAGGAGCGCAAGTTTATCGCGGATGCCTCGCACGAGCTGCTCACGCCTCTGGCCGCCCTGCAGTACCGCTTCGACAACATGCTGGCCGATGAGTCGCTATCCGATGAAAACCAGCTGCGCGTGGTGGATTCGCAGCGCACGGTGCACCGCCTGCGCACCATCATCAGGTCGCTGCTGATGATTTCGAAGATTGAGAACGACCAGTTTGCCCGCGCCGAAACCGTGCCGCTGGCTCCGCTGGTGGCCGAAGTATGCGACGAAGTGCAGGACCGCCTGGCCGTGCTCGGCCTGACCCTGCACCAGGACCTGACGCCCGATTTCACCGTGCTGCACGGCAACCGCAGCCTGCTCTTCACGCTGCTCTACAACCTGGTGAGCAACGCCATCAAGTACAACCGGGCCGGGGGGCGCATCGACGCGCGGGGCCGGCCCACGCCCGGCGGTGGCTACGTGCTCGAAGTGCGCGACACCGGCGTGGGCATTGCCCGCGAGCAGCTGCCGCGCCTGTTTCTGCGCTTCGACAAGGGGGCCACGGCCGACCCCGACAGCTACGGCCTGGGCCTGAGCATTGCCCGCACCATTGCCGACCTGCACGGCATCAGCCTCGAAGTCAATTCAATTGAGGGGCTGGGCACGTCGTTTTTGCTCGGTTTCCCGGCCCCGGCTCCGGGCCTGGCCGAGCCGTTATAGAGCTTATCATGTTCGCATCATGTTGGAAAAGTAGGTTTGAGCCATCATCAACCCCAAACCCATTTCCCCATGAAAAAGCTGATGCTTTCCGCCGTTGCCATGCTGTGGACGTTTGCTGCCCTGGCCCAAGCTACCCCTCACACCGGTGGCCACCACGGCGGCCATCATGGCGGGCACCACGGCCACCACGGCGGCCACAAAACCAAGTAAGCCAACCCGACGGGCGCTGCAACGCCCGGCCAGCTCATTGCCCATTTCTTCCCATTCATTTTTTTGATTCCCATGAAAAAGTATCTGATGTCCGCTGCTGCCATGCTGTGCACCTTCGCCGCTATGGCCCAGGCTACGCCTGCCACCCCCGCTACCCCGGCTACGCCAAACCCCACCCATGCTGACGGCAAGCAAGGCGGCCA
This region includes:
- a CDS encoding carboxypeptidase-like regulatory domain-containing protein, which translates into the protein MLIRGTGTGDATNDQGAFELKADFAKAPVVLVVSFVGYAAQSIPLAGPGGVLVVKMRPSGMLDQVVVSASRVEESIGRVPVTVEKLSTR
- a CDS encoding TonB-dependent receptor domain-containing protein, translated to MSVYGDAGNTFGATGGALAGKTVFLPGFSEADLITGKNETYSLKVAPSVSVLLTDHIKATASYRYAASNTTFQAASRYRIVDAGAHQGKLAIEGRNWFVRAFQTRDFSGGRDPLTDGSYNLGFLGGVLQNQPALNAAGQPVLDATGNPVTYAQRYFGTYAAAYNAAFAANGGNADAAALTARTTANTAAPVLQPGTPEFAAARDRIIHNPIPGQGARLILRSVLTEGSAQYNFNSEVADVVVGGSYRQYDLGSDGSLLEDTRESGRIRNYEYGAYAQVSKTLLDDHLKLAAAGRVDRFQNFGTAFSPRVSAVYSLGAEKQHNFRGSYSRAFRAASQDAQYIRLDVGRAILVGNVGAGFQGYTTGLTTQLPGILAPTRTADLAALEYKSPGLKLEKVNSGEVGYRGQLTSKLFVDLDYFYSAYDNFIATRNFIGNLDGSRPTVAQIGAAAPFRFANAALPTRVIQINTNVDQTVKSQGAGISVGYAFGPALTVTGNYSYNELITTDFQPGTLSFFNTPQNKFNLGVDGQLFDRKLSYNANYRYVDSYVFESTFATGTIPSAQVVDAQFGYAVPKLHTTVQVGGTNLFDSTNFQVYGAGSQGRIVYAGLLFDIK
- a CDS encoding T9SS type A sorting domain-containing protein codes for the protein MIIRIVISVAARAHILIDNVTLTSGDTSKPLPVELTRFDATAKAAGVSLNWATATEKNSDRFEIQRSATGEAFETRGTVKGQGSTTMAHNYSFVDSRPLAGTSYYRLRQVDTDGTFSFSPVVAVQTEASTQVAFYPNPSANQLIMPAGVGAVQYRIFNALGQTLLSGKATDNDRLDITSLPTGPFFLELSGAAGHHTQRLMHE
- a CDS encoding sensor histidine kinase; protein product: MKLSTKFSLFNAVSRVVILLVLAGALPLAMSHLARLATDQRLAQKKEKVLRLLRRNGISAFITAEQSSYGSYNLLKEEFISLEAIPPGPGINEIEDSKRAVEDEIVEYRVLSYAFAQDGQNYLLEIGRSTGSIGETERNFRHYALYMLLVAVALTTLADVAFFRYLLEPFYTIIRQRLKNAHHPAAFNFAPIKTSTDDFRYLDESLREMMTTIQASFTKERKFIADASHELLTPLAALQYRFDNMLADESLSDENQLRVVDSQRTVHRLRTIIRSLLMISKIENDQFARAETVPLAPLVAEVCDEVQDRLAVLGLTLHQDLTPDFTVLHGNRSLLFTLLYNLVSNAIKYNRAGGRIDARGRPTPGGGYVLEVRDTGVGIAREQLPRLFLRFDKGATADPDSYGLGLSIARTIADLHGISLEVNSIEGLGTSFLLGFPAPAPGLAEPL
- a CDS encoding glycoside hydrolase family 3 N-terminal domain-containing protein is translated as MPFLRIFLLLSLLAAPVLVSAQRRPQGPVRRLALPRVEAARRAAAQAALEQKKLAAGAPAFTRYLHSPWVDSLMRVLTPDQRAAQLFMVAAYSNRKRIDEDSISMLIQQYGIGGLIFFQGGPGRQARLLNRYQSQSRVPLLVALDGEWGVGMRLDSVVKFPYQMSLGGETDTALLYDMGHEVARQFKRLGMHVNFAPVVDVNNNPANPVIGFRSWGENPAAVARDGRQYMRGMQDAGILAVAKHFPGHGDVDADSHLALPTVRVDRRRLDTLELPPFRSLMAGGLGGVMVAHLNVPALDTVYGPSTLSRPIITGVLREEMGFKGLIFTDAMNMRGVISMFPPGEADVRAIMAGNDILEFSKNIPLALKMVRIAVDSGRISQKEIDEHCRRVLALKHWAGLNHYRPIDTKNLYEDLNGPHAQYLSHRLTELSITLLRNQKSLLPLQRLDTLRIATLVLGGSPRDTTDFQKAVADYAPTAHFHLPAMPSLDELAQLRAALRPYNLVLVALQNLGRLPATSFGITPEENTLLRELMDRKQALVISVFGSAYAVDKVRDLDRAAAVVLAYQESANAQNLAAQAIFGGIAATGQLPVTVSSKYPRGFGLRTAAGFRLRYANPEDVDMDGRLEARVDSLVGRALAAQAFPGAQVLIARRGTVVLRKSYGNQTYAGFAGLEGGEQPVTLKAKKAARKAARMEKKRTLASSSSLLTSPRPVQNDDLYDLASMTKLLASTPALLRLEGDQKFSPDSTLGNYFSFLRGTNKAPLKMRDVLAHQAGLQAWIPFWKTFVKRNGDLRRRFFRTDSSARFPLPAARGLWARRDMPTRLYQAIGASPLNAKPGYVYSDLSFVLYPALVQARTGLSFDAFLQREVYGPLGASTLGFRPLNRFPIKRIVPTEVDSAFRRQLLHGTVHDEGAALLGGLSGHAGLFGDANDVAKLAQTYAWGGRYGGQQLFDKTMLADWTRCQFCPDNRRALAFDRPAANPTVNSAKSASPGSYGHTDFTGTYFWVEPAKDLVVVLLTNRVHPTRRNNKLSDLGVRSALLQLAIEAAQR
- a CDS encoding response regulator transcription factor, which encodes MTVLIVEDERTLARELGIFLYQQGFACTVARTAREARAQLADTPFDFVLLDLGLPDGDGLALLAEAKQQELAAAVIILTARGAVEDRISGLELGADDYLAKPFSLPELLARMHAITRRRFGLHKPLAAVGAFELDLQARRLLFGGQEVSLSVKEFDVLSYLVLHKNRVMTRLQLTEHIWGNLPESGFDSNYIDAHIKNLRKKLGLHADVDWLETVRGIGYRVRV